Proteins encoded within one genomic window of Bradyrhizobium sp. AZCC 1719:
- a CDS encoding MFS transporter gives MEQDSIREGWRSLFKPERIPILAILLGGVLLQSMNVLMLTTVLPSIVGELGGVAMLSWPTTAYLASSIVAASCAGVLATAVGSRTAYCAGVTIFGFGALLCALAPAMGWIVVGRLIQGFGGGLEAAVAYVLVRGTFPESAWSRTIALMSTSWSMSVLIGPLVGGVFAHFGSWRSAFVAAALIAVALAISAFFILPSVTARRTSPLRVPAGRVALICLAIAATSAASVVVTPLAKSGLIVAAIVLLAAMLRLDRLSMTRLLPSDAFSWRTQTGVGLWLALLLCITFSPLQIYVPMFLQQLHGFDPLSAGFAVASASLAWTIASLATAGASVRWPDRLMLTGPATMGLSLMAIGLLVPDATVSAFLLVPAIAMLGAGIGQCWPFVAHRIMDSAKAGNEVVAASSVPTVQQMGFAFGAAIAGLIANASGLSAAIPDEGMARAAFWVPAGFVVSAMLAFLTGLRLRSLRKPWCVSPAGQ, from the coding sequence CGATACTCGCTATCCTGCTCGGCGGGGTGCTGCTGCAATCCATGAACGTGTTGATGCTGACGACTGTGCTGCCATCCATCGTTGGTGAACTCGGTGGCGTCGCAATGTTGAGTTGGCCGACCACCGCCTATCTTGCCTCCTCTATCGTCGCGGCAAGTTGTGCTGGCGTGCTTGCGACCGCGGTTGGCTCCCGGACAGCCTATTGCGCGGGGGTAACGATATTCGGCTTCGGCGCGTTGCTTTGCGCATTGGCCCCGGCGATGGGCTGGATCGTTGTCGGCAGGCTCATTCAGGGATTCGGCGGCGGCCTGGAGGCTGCCGTCGCCTATGTGCTGGTCCGCGGAACGTTTCCGGAGTCGGCCTGGTCACGGACGATTGCACTGATGTCGACCAGTTGGAGTATGTCGGTCCTGATCGGCCCCCTCGTCGGCGGGGTGTTCGCCCATTTTGGTAGCTGGCGCAGTGCCTTTGTCGCGGCCGCGCTTATCGCCGTTGCCCTGGCAATAAGCGCCTTCTTCATCTTACCGTCTGTGACGGCCCGTAGAACGTCACCCCTGCGCGTGCCCGCCGGACGGGTCGCTCTGATCTGTCTTGCGATTGCTGCAACGTCCGCCGCATCTGTCGTTGTGACACCGCTTGCAAAATCGGGGCTGATCGTCGCGGCCATCGTCTTGCTCGCGGCGATGTTGCGGCTCGACCGTTTGTCGATGACCCGGCTGCTGCCGAGCGACGCGTTTTCATGGCGCACACAAACGGGTGTCGGGCTATGGCTTGCGCTGCTGCTCTGCATCACCTTCAGCCCGCTTCAGATCTACGTGCCCATGTTCCTGCAGCAGTTGCATGGCTTCGATCCGCTCTCGGCCGGCTTTGCCGTCGCCAGCGCCTCGCTGGCGTGGACCATTGCCTCGCTTGCAACCGCCGGGGCGTCGGTACGCTGGCCGGATCGATTGATGTTGACCGGGCCGGCAACCATGGGACTGAGCCTGATGGCCATCGGGCTTCTCGTGCCTGACGCTACGGTCTCGGCATTCCTGCTGGTCCCGGCAATCGCCATGCTGGGTGCGGGCATCGGCCAATGTTGGCCCTTCGTCGCGCACCGGATTATGGACAGCGCAAAGGCGGGCAACGAGGTAGTCGCGGCATCGTCGGTCCCGACGGTCCAGCAGATGGGCTTTGCATTCGGTGCGGCAATAGCAGGGCTGATAGCGAATGCCAGCGGACTATCGGCTGCAATTCCGGACGAGGGAATGGCGCGCGCCGCTTTCTGGGTGCCAGCCGGCTTTGTCGTGTCCGCGATGCTCGCTTTCCTGACAGGGCTGCGCTTGCGCTCCTTGCGCAAGCCCTGGTGTGTCTCGCCAGCCGGCCAATAG
- a CDS encoding hybrid sensor histidine kinase/response regulator, translated as MLHDWGVIATAFAYIGLLFVVASYGDRLSPSQRGRASMLIYPLSLAIYCTSWTFFGSVGFATRTSVDFLAIYVGPILMIGLCTPLLRRVIQLAKSQNITSIADFIAARYGKSQAVAATVAVIAIVGSVPYIALQLKAVASSLETILTEDKLFSSIPLIGDIALVVTLAMAAFAVLFGTRQTDATEHQHGLMLAIATESIVKLVAFIAAGAFVTFWMFTPVELIERAMKTPEAVRAISYVPSIGNFLTMTLLSFCAIMLLPRQFHVSVVENSSLEEVNRARWLFPLYLIAINLFVIPIAIAGLVTFPFGAVDSDMYVLALPIEANSALLSIAVFVGGLSAATAMVIVECVALSIMVSNDIVLPMVLKGSPGARYGSKDFGDFLLKIRRLAIFAIMVMAYFYYRALGNTQLAAIGLLSFAALAQLAPAFFGGLLWRQGTARGAMGGMLVGIAVWLYTLFLPSFLEGSTAGLLLLQQGPFGITALRPQALLGTELPPLMHGVFWSLALNILTYVVMSLARQPSSIERLQADLFVPNTLAPIAPTFRRWRTTVTVQDIQSTVAQYLGPERAAQAFETFAAGHPGSLDPAAPADFELLQYAERLIASSIGAASSRLVMSLLLRKRTVSAKAALKLLDDSHAALHFNREILQTALNHVRQGIAVFDADLQLICSNRQFDEILALPPHLVQFGIPLQEILEFMGAVSASGAGDPDTLLARRLEAYTTEGEPYLERLADRHMVIEVRSNRMPGGGLVITFSDVTPSFEAAEALERANATLEKRVRDRTEELTRLNSELALAKSTAEDANISKTRFLAAASHDILQPLNAARLYVTSLVERQNGGEDSRLVENIDDSLEAIEEILGALLDISRLDAGAMTTSISSFKMADLMRSLEIEFAPIARAKGLELTFVPCSLPVQSDRSLLRRLLQNFISNAIKYTPRGRVLVGCRRHGQSLQIAVYDTGVGIPVMKRGEIFKEFHRLEQGARIARGLGLGLSIVERLARVLNHGIAIDANVSGGSVFSVTVPVAKAVNYTHAVTSATPLSKMPMSGALIVCIENDPAILDGMKTLLTAWNAEVIAVADPEAAIAAIESSGHSVTGLLVDYHLDRGNGVAAIREIRRRFGENIPAILITADRSPNVRAAAREEDVAILNKPVKPASLRALLGQWRAQQLVAAE; from the coding sequence ATGCTGCACGACTGGGGCGTAATCGCCACCGCGTTCGCCTATATCGGACTGCTGTTCGTCGTCGCCAGCTACGGCGACCGCCTGTCGCCGAGCCAGCGCGGCCGCGCCAGCATGCTGATCTACCCATTGTCGCTGGCGATCTACTGCACCTCCTGGACCTTCTTCGGTTCGGTCGGCTTCGCCACCCGCACCAGCGTCGACTTCCTCGCGATCTATGTCGGGCCGATCCTGATGATCGGGCTTTGCACGCCGCTGCTGCGGCGCGTGATCCAGCTCGCCAAGTCGCAGAACATCACCTCGATCGCCGACTTCATCGCGGCGCGCTACGGCAAGAGCCAGGCGGTCGCCGCCACCGTGGCGGTCATCGCGATCGTGGGCTCGGTGCCCTACATCGCGCTGCAGCTCAAGGCGGTGGCCTCGTCGCTGGAAACGATCCTGACCGAGGACAAGCTGTTCTCGTCGATCCCGCTGATCGGCGACATCGCGCTTGTCGTCACCTTGGCGATGGCGGCATTCGCGGTGCTGTTCGGCACCCGCCAGACCGACGCCACCGAGCATCAGCACGGCCTGATGCTGGCGATCGCCACCGAGTCCATCGTCAAGCTGGTGGCCTTTATCGCCGCCGGCGCGTTCGTCACCTTCTGGATGTTCACGCCCGTCGAACTGATCGAGCGCGCGATGAAGACACCGGAGGCAGTGCGCGCCATCAGCTACGTGCCGTCGATCGGCAATTTCCTGACCATGACGCTGTTGTCGTTTTGCGCGATCATGCTGCTGCCGCGCCAGTTCCACGTCAGCGTGGTCGAGAATTCCAGTCTCGAGGAGGTCAATCGCGCCCGCTGGCTGTTTCCGCTCTATCTGATCGCCATCAACCTGTTCGTGATTCCGATCGCGATCGCCGGTCTCGTCACCTTCCCGTTCGGCGCCGTCGACAGCGACATGTATGTGCTGGCGCTGCCGATCGAGGCCAATTCCGCGCTGCTCAGCATCGCCGTGTTCGTCGGCGGCCTGTCGGCCGCGACCGCGATGGTGATCGTCGAATGCGTCGCGCTCTCCATCATGGTCTCCAACGACATCGTGCTGCCGATGGTGCTGAAGGGAAGTCCCGGGGCGCGCTACGGCAGCAAGGATTTCGGCGACTTCCTGCTCAAGATTAGGCGCTTGGCGATCTTCGCCATCATGGTGATGGCGTATTTCTACTACCGCGCGCTCGGCAACACCCAGTTGGCGGCGATCGGCCTGCTGTCGTTCGCGGCGCTGGCGCAGCTCGCGCCGGCGTTCTTCGGCGGCCTGCTGTGGCGCCAGGGAACCGCACGCGGGGCGATGGGCGGCATGCTGGTCGGCATCGCCGTGTGGCTCTACACGCTGTTCCTGCCGAGTTTCCTGGAGGGCAGTACGGCCGGCCTTCTGCTGCTGCAGCAGGGGCCGTTCGGCATCACAGCACTACGTCCGCAAGCGCTGCTCGGCACCGAGCTGCCGCCGCTGATGCATGGCGTGTTCTGGTCGCTCGCGCTCAACATCCTGACCTATGTCGTGATGTCGCTCGCGCGTCAGCCGTCCTCGATCGAACGGCTGCAGGCGGACCTGTTCGTGCCGAACACGCTGGCGCCGATCGCCCCGACGTTCCGGCGCTGGCGCACGACCGTGACCGTGCAGGACATCCAGAGCACGGTGGCGCAATATCTCGGCCCCGAGCGCGCGGCCCAGGCCTTCGAGACCTTTGCGGCCGGTCATCCCGGCAGCCTCGATCCGGCGGCACCTGCCGATTTCGAGCTGCTGCAATACGCCGAGCGCCTGATCGCCTCCTCGATCGGCGCGGCCTCCTCGCGCCTCGTGATGTCGCTTCTCTTGCGCAAGCGCACCGTCTCCGCCAAGGCCGCGCTGAAGCTGCTCGACGATTCGCACGCCGCGCTGCATTTCAACCGCGAGATCCTGCAGACCGCGCTCAACCATGTGCGCCAGGGCATCGCGGTGTTCGACGCCGATCTGCAACTGATCTGCTCGAACCGCCAGTTTGACGAAATTCTCGCGCTGCCGCCGCACCTCGTGCAGTTCGGCATTCCCTTGCAGGAAATCCTCGAATTCATGGGCGCGGTCAGCGCATCCGGCGCCGGCGATCCCGATACGCTATTGGCGCGGCGGCTGGAGGCCTACACCACCGAGGGCGAGCCCTATCTGGAGCGCCTGGCCGATCGCCATATGGTGATCGAGGTCCGCTCCAACCGGATGCCGGGCGGCGGCCTCGTCATCACCTTCTCCGACGTGACCCCGAGCTTCGAGGCCGCCGAGGCGCTGGAGCGCGCCAATGCGACGCTGGAAAAGCGCGTGCGCGACCGCACCGAGGAACTCACCCGCCTGAACTCCGAACTGGCGCTGGCCAAGAGCACCGCCGAGGACGCCAACATCTCGAAGACCCGGTTCCTCGCCGCAGCCAGCCACGACATCCTGCAGCCGCTCAACGCGGCGCGGCTCTACGTCACGAGCCTCGTCGAGCGGCAGAACGGCGGCGAGGATTCCCGCCTGGTCGAAAACATCGACGACTCGCTGGAGGCGATCGAGGAGATCCTCGGCGCGCTGCTGGACATCTCGCGGCTCGATGCGGGGGCAATGACGACCTCGATCTCGAGCTTCAAGATGGCCGACCTGATGCGCTCGCTGGAGATCGAGTTTGCGCCGATCGCCCGCGCCAAGGGGCTGGAGCTGACCTTCGTCCCCTGCTCGCTGCCGGTGCAATCCGACCGCTCGCTGCTGCGGCGGCTGTTGCAGAATTTCATCTCGAACGCCATCAAATACACCCCGCGCGGGCGCGTGCTGGTCGGCTGCCGCCGCCACGGACAATCCCTGCAGATCGCCGTCTACGATACCGGCGTCGGCATTCCCGTGATGAAGCGCGGCGAGATTTTCAAGGAATTCCACCGCCTCGAGCAGGGCGCACGGATCGCCCGCGGCCTCGGTCTCGGCCTATCGATCGTCGAGCGGCTGGCGCGCGTGCTCAACCACGGCATCGCGATCGACGCCAACGTCAGCGGCGGCTCGGTATTTTCGGTGACCGTGCCGGTCGCCAAGGCGGTCAACTACACCCACGCCGTCACCAGCGCGACGCCGCTTTCCAAGATGCCTATGAGTGGCGCCTTGATCGTCTGCATCGAGAACGATCCGGCGATTCTCGACGGTATGAAGACATTGCTGACGGCCTGGAACGCCGAGGTGATCGCGGTAGCTGACCCGGAAGCCGCGATCGCTGCGATCGAATCGTCCGGCCACAGCGTGACCGGCCTTCTGGTCGACTATCATCTCGACCGCGGCAACGGCGTTGCCGCGATCCGCGAGATCCGTCGCCGCTTCGGCGAGAACATTCCCGCGATCCTGATCACGGCCGATCGCAGCCCGAACGTCCGCGCCGCCGCGCGCGAGGAAGATGTCGCGATCCTCAACAAGCCGGTCAAGCCAGCCTCGCTCCGCGCCCTGCTCGGCCAGTGGCGCGCGCAGCAGTTGGTCGCGGCGGAGTAG